Within the Butyrivibrio sp. AE3004 genome, the region ATCCGAAGAGTCACTGTCATGTACCAGATTAACGAGACATCCACTTATAACGTGTGGAACATGGCTTACTGCAGCTGTAATAAAGTCATGCTGCTCATAGGAAATAATAAGAGGTGTTGCTCCCATAATTTCAACCAGTTCTTTATAGTTAGAAAGCCTTTCATCTGAAGTTTTATCGGTTTTTGTCAGAATGTAAAAAGCATTTTCAAGGATGGATGCCTTGGAATTGATATATCCGATTCTTTCAGTACCTGCCATGGGATGACCGCCGATAAACTGTTCCTCTAAACCAAGCTCCTTAACATGCTCGTGAATACTTGTCTTAACAGAGCCAATATCAGTGAGAGTTGTTTTTGGACTGAGAAAAGGTTTTATGAGTTTTAAATTATCGTTATTTCGTTCAATAGGTGCGCATAAAAATATGTAATCACATTCCGAAAATCTCTCATCGATTGTTTCACATGCAATATCTACAATTCCGTCTTCTTTTGCCTTGAGTGATGTCTCAGGGTGAGGAGTGTATGAAATTATACGGATATTGGGATTTTTAGCCTTAAGTGCTCTTGCCATAGAACCGCCAATAAGACCAAGGCCTATAAAACCGCAAGTAAGATTATCTGTATTCATTGTTTTGGAATAGTCTCCTTAATTATATATAGAATTCATTTATGTACGTAAAAATGTTAGCTAAAACTAAGGTAAAATCGAAATTACTATAACACGTTAAAGTGCGAAAATCAATGAATTTAGCTGCAAAGCACTACTTTTATATTAGTTTTTTATCCTATTGTGCAAATTCGACCGAATTACTTGTATTGTATGCACAATTTTAGTAAAATATATCTATAGGGTTAGGGGAAATCTAAATATATCTCGTAAATATTTCCCAACATAATTTAAGACTTGGAGGAACAAAAGATGAAAGTTTACACAAGTGACAAAATACGTAACGTCGTACTCTTAGGTCATGGGGGAGCAGGAAAGACTTCACTTGCTGAGGCAATGGCTTATCTTGCAGGAATTACTTCCCGAATGGGTAAGGTATCTGATGGAAATACCATCAGTGACTTTGATAAAGAGGAACAGAAGCGTCAGTTTTCGATCAGCACAACATGTATCGCACTTGAATGGGATGATCATAAGATTAACCTTCTTGATGCTCCCGGCTTTTTCGATTTTGTTGGTGAAGTACAGGAGGCTATGAGCGTTGCTGATGCTGCCATTATCGTGGTTTCCGGTAAGGCAGGTGTTGAAGTGGGTACAGAGAGAGCGTGGGAACTTTGCGAAAAGTATGGAATTCCTCGCATGTTCTTTGTTTCTGATATGGATATAGATGATGCTTCCTACAGACAGGTAGTGCAGGATCTTATAGATAAATATGGAAAGAAGATTGCACCTTTTAATCTTCCTACACGTGAAAATGAAAAATTTGTCGGATATGTAAACGTTATTCAGGAAAAGGGCTTCCGTTGGCAGGGTAAGGATGCTATTGAGTGTGAAGTTCCTGAATATAATGTTGAGTATTTAAAGCAGTATCGTGATACTCTCATGGAAGCTGTAGCTGAAACCAGTGAAGAGTTCATGGACAGATATTTCAGCGGTGACACTTTCTCAGAGCAGGAAATCAGATCTGCATTAAGAAATAACGTATGTGACGGATCGATCGTTCCTATCGAGATGGGTTCAAGTATTCTTGCACAGGGCGTTTACACCCTTCTTGATGATATTGTTAAATACATGCCTGCACCGGAAAATCGTAAGATGGCAGGTATCAACATGAAGACTAATGAGATTTTCGAAGCTAACTTTGATTTCTCAAAGCCTAAGACAGCATTTGTATTTAAGACAATGATGGATCCTTTCATTGGAAAATATTCAATGATCAAGGTTCGCTCAGGTGTACTTAAGACAGATGATCTAATGTATGATTCCAATAAGGATACCGAGGTTAAGATTGGTAAGCTTTATGTTATGCAGGGTAATAAGACATTAGAGGTTCCGGAGCTTCATGCAGGTGACTTTGGTGCGCTTCAGAAGATTGATGTTTCAACAGGTGACACACTTTCAACAAAGGCTAATCCTGTACAGTATGCAAAGATGGATATTTCAGAGCCTTATACTTATATGAGATATAAGCCGCAGAATAAGGCTGATATTGATA harbors:
- a CDS encoding prephenate dehydrogenase/arogenate dehydrogenase family protein produces the protein MNTDNLTCGFIGLGLIGGSMARALKAKNPNIRIISYTPHPETSLKAKEDGIVDIACETIDERFSECDYIFLCAPIERNNDNLKLIKPFLSPKTTLTDIGSVKTSIHEHVKELGLEEQFIGGHPMAGTERIGYINSKASILENAFYILTKTDKTSDERLSNYKELVEIMGATPLIISYEQHDFITAAVSHVPHVISGCLVNLVHDSDSSDGLMKMIAAGGFKDITRISSSSPVMLQQICLTNHKNISVLLDKYITYLNEMKKVVDDVDGDGLMNFFSSAREYRDSFNDLRRGPIQKTYVIRVDIADEPGNIASVATLLSVNGINIKNIGIVHNREFEHGTLSIEFHDDKAMEKAVKLLETHGYPSVD
- a CDS encoding elongation factor G, whose product is MKVYTSDKIRNVVLLGHGGAGKTSLAEAMAYLAGITSRMGKVSDGNTISDFDKEEQKRQFSISTTCIALEWDDHKINLLDAPGFFDFVGEVQEAMSVADAAIIVVSGKAGVEVGTERAWELCEKYGIPRMFFVSDMDIDDASYRQVVQDLIDKYGKKIAPFNLPTRENEKFVGYVNVIQEKGFRWQGKDAIECEVPEYNVEYLKQYRDTLMEAVAETSEEFMDRYFSGDTFSEQEIRSALRNNVCDGSIVPIEMGSSILAQGVYTLLDDIVKYMPAPENRKMAGINMKTNEIFEANFDFSKPKTAFVFKTMMDPFIGKYSMIKVRSGVLKTDDLMYDSNKDTEVKIGKLYVMQGNKTLEVPELHAGDFGALQKIDVSTGDTLSTKANPVQYAKMDISEPYTYMRYKPQNKADIDKIAQSLAKLAAEDATLKVVNDAENHQSLIYGMGDMHLEITVSKLLNEYKVGIDLDKPKVAFRETIRKNSDVEYKYKKQTGGHGQYGHVKMRFEPSGDDSKPYIFEQEVVGGAVPKNYFPAVEKGIAEASLRGPLAAYPVVGVKAVLYDGSYHPVDSSEMAFKVAASNAFKKGFMDATPVLLEPIATLKVTVPDSFTGDVMGDLNKRRGRVLGMNPTGDGKQIIEADIPMMELYGYCTTLRSMTGGAGDYEYSFTRYEQAPSDIQQKEVAARAEKVKENGIED